The window AACAGATTTGGATCGGATGCTGTTCGGTACTTCTTCCTTAGAGAGGTGGAGTTTGGAAATGACGGGGACTATTCAGAGGAACGATTCATCAATATCGTCAATGCTCATCTGGCCAATACCATAGGTAACTCCATTCTTGATGGTGGCCCGAGattaaacaaattatacaaataaccTTCAATGTTTCAATGTTTTAGGAAATCTTCTTAATCGGACGCTTGGATTACTTAAAAAGAATTGCCAATCGACCTTGTCAGCTGATTCTGCTGTAGCAGCAGAAGGAAATGACTTCAAAGCTACTGTGGAGAAGCTGGTAGATTCAAATTGACAAGATTCATTACTTTTTATTCAAATCAATCTTCTctcttatctcttcttcttcttcttcttctgactATTATGATGCATGCATCCAGATTGATAGTGCTAGAGTCCATTATGAAAATCTGTCATTATCATCAGCCTGTGAAGCTGTGCTAGAGATAGGAAATGCAGGCAACTTATACATGGATGAACATGCTCCTTGGTCTAGTTTTAAGAAAGGAGGCACTGCTTCTGAAACTGCTTCCAAGGTTCTGCTTTCtaccccatttggaaacacttattgtTTCTGTATCTAGAGCATTTTTTGAATGTCTGTATgactaaatttagttttcaaACGATTCTGTATTTGGGAACGTATccagataaaaaaaacaataagtgtttccaaataggaactgattttgatcatttctgttatttatttcttttgggCGTAGttgtttttgaaaacttattGGTGGGTTTCTTAGAGCAGGATCTTGTAATCATATTGGAAGCAATGAGAATTATAGCAGTTGGTTTATCCCCTGTTGCACCAAGTCTGTGCTTGAGAATATATACTCAGCTTGGCTACACGGAAGATGAACTCAGAGCCGTTACCTGGGTCAGTGTCGATTCTCTCTCCTTTGTAACTAACGattatattttagttgaaaTTGCTAAAATAAATTTCTGATTTCAGAGTGACACCGAATGGGGTGGGCTTAAGGGTGGTCGGATCATGGCTCAACCAATGCCTGTTTTTGCCAGGATTGAAAACcaaaaggaagatgaagatggGAGCGGATTGGAAAAGAAACTTGGTAAAAAGCAGAAAGTAGCTCCACAGAGGAGTACTAAGACTGCTGTGGAAGCAGCTTAAAATTTTTGGTCATAGGAGTAGCAGCAAATTGTGGCTGTTATTAAGGTTGAGTATTGGACATGTACTAATAATGATAATTGGAAACATTTACCTTAATAGAATATATTTTGTTCATATCTTTACTATAACTAATTTGATAGAGTaaagatttaatattttttacccaaataaacAACAATCTTTGTGTTAGCTTTTTCCAAATAACAAAAACTTTTGAGTTTTCtaaggaagaagaaaagaaaacagaCATATAAAATGATAACTGAAAATATATTATGGTATTCCAAAAGTTCCAACAATTACCTGtatcaaacaaaaacatatcACCAGACAGAAGATGGTGTTAGCTTCTTCCAAATAACAAAAACTTTTGAGTTGTCtaaggaagaagaaaagaaaacagacatataaaataataactgaaaatatattgatatatattatggTATTCCAAAAAATCCAACAATTACCCTGTATCAAACAAAAACATACCACCAGACAGAAGATGGTTTGCTTAGGACTTAGGAGTATGATGTATAAAAAAGGTTTTATTCAGATAAggggaaaaataaaaaacagaagTTATCAAAGAGAAATATAAGACACTCAAATATAGATAGTAGACTAGAGCCTCTGTCTTTCTGTATCAAACACCACATTCCTTCATGCCTTCTTGGGAGTTTCGAGCCTGAGGCGAAAGTCCTCTTCCATTAGAGGAATACCGTCCCTCAACTTCACCTTTGGTTCCCAACCAAGCAGCTCCTTTGCCTTTGTTATGTCTGGTTTTCTCTGACGAGGATCATCAGGCGTGTTCTCAACTGTTATGATCTTCATACTTGGGTTGATAAgctgcaattttattttattagtatttattattgCCTGCATTTCCTATGTTGATCTTCATACTAGGGTTCAATTTAATACTAATTTACCTCTTTGACTGTCTCCGCCAGCTCCAGCATTGTAAATTCACCAGGATTTCCTATGTTGATTGGTCCTGTATTGGCTCCTTCCATAAGTCTGATCAGTCCATCAACCTAAAATATTGCTCCAAACAAAACCCCATCATTTTgcataatcataattatttaaactaaaaataagtgTGATTGATTGGCTAACCATGTCAGAAACATAACAAAAGCTGCGGGTTTGAGTTCCAGGTAACTGAACAGTCAAAGGTTCATCTCTGCATAAAATGGATTGTCATTCGACAAATCAGCAAAAAGAACACAACGGTCACAATTTATATTCTAAGGTGAGCTTTTTACCGAATTGCTTGAGCTATGAAGTTGCTGACAACACGACCATCGTCTATGTTCATTCTTGGTCCATAAGTATTGAAAATCCTAGCAATTCTTATTTCTAATCCAATAAACAAACAATTGAATCAACACAAAGATCAGCCAGACATAAGGTAGAGAAAAGAGAGAACGTCGTCTCTTTTACCAATTCCATGCTGCCTGTGGTAATCAAACATCAACGTTTCTGCTACTCGCTTTCCTTCATCATAGCAACTCCTCACTCCTACAATTGAATATTCCTTTTCAATTCAATTCTAGTTTTACTTCTCATAAAAATCTATATCAAAACAGTCAATTGGTTACCAATAGGATTAACATTGCCCCAATAATCCTCTGTCTGGGGATGAATAAGAGGATCTCCATAAACTTCCGAAGTTGAAGTTAGCAAAATCCTGTTAAGCAATAGAAGAACAAGCcaaataaggaaaaaaaaaacataaatatattaggAGAAATGTATAGATTATTTCAAACCTTGCTCCAACTCGCTTGGCAAGTCCCAACATGTTTAGAGTCCCCATCACATTTGTTTTAATCGTCTGTGAAAGACAAACACTAGTCAGAAAAAGGCATAAACTTGAAAAAAGATAAATCTCAAAGGCATTTAATGGTTTCCACCTTTACGGGATTGTATTTGTAAAAAATAGGAGAAGCAGGACAAGCCAAGTGATAGATTTGATCAACTTCAACCAGTAAAGGCTCAGTGACATCTGCCAAAAACAAGTTAAATCTAATAAGCATACGGAGAATTGTAATGAAGGGAGGGATCAAATTGTACACATACCATGACGAATAAGTTCAAATCTAGGATGACCAATCCATTGTTTAAGATTGTCTTTGGAGCCAGTGAAATAGTTATCAGCAACAATCACCTGAAAATTATCAAATAGCCATTCTTAGAATCTTAGATATGAAAAGGCAAACAAACAACATAAAGGGGAATGAAAATGGTGTCAAACCTCATTCTTCTCATTCTGCATTAACCTATCGACCAGATGAGATCCAATGAACCCTGCTCCTCCAGTAACCAAGATTCTCATGTTTGCCTATTCTTACGATAAGATGTTAGGAATGCATATCTATGGTAATTAAAACAGTAAGAAAGAAAACCAAGTCTTTCTATTACCTGATAAAACCTGCCACTTCGCAATGGAGATGGATTTGGTGGGGGTTTAGTAGCTTGTCCATTGGATGCCATTTGTTAAGTGCTATCTATCCTGAAAAATTCATAACACCGACCCAGTAAGAACAGAATCAACAAGACCAATCAATGTTCTTCCTACACAATAGGTCACCTGATTGTTTCGAGTTATCTCTCAAAACAGAGAATTTGCTGCTACCCTGCTATGAATGCAGTTGCAGAGCGATGAGATTTTATAAGCGGAAACGTTGAGGTAAATAAATCTAGAAAGGGGGTGAGATCTTGAAGTTTACGAGAAGTAAAGCTTAAGCAAGATTAGTCTAACAATCGATAgcagaaaaagaaaatgaaatgcaATAAGAGTAGACCCATCAATCAACAGCACACCAAACGAGAGACTCAGATCTAAATGATGATGATGCCCGAGGATTTCTCacatataataatacaataacaGTTAAGAAGAAGATtgatatgtaattattaaagTTGACATTTTTCGAAATCAAGCAATCACCTTCCTGAGCAGCTCTTTGGACTCCAAACAATCGCTAGGGTTTTACCTGCTAAAATAAAGGATTCAGTCTATGGGGATAATAATGAGAAGTTCTATAGCGTAAATAAGAGAATTGGGCAGATTTGAAAAACCCTTTTTTGTGATTGGGAATTTGGGATACGTTAAAGTTTCGATCTTGAAATTGATCCCCTTGCTACTTGATAGTGTCTTTGATTTCTGCAGAGGAAATTTACTAAAACGAATATCCCTTTTTATAGCTTCTTTGGTATTCCACAAAATcacaaaaaatcaaaatataattttttttccaaaaagttttcaaatattgttacttttttcaacttttttttatacgtttaaaaaaattctttattaatataatcaCATATTTTGCACAAAATTCAAACAATTAGTTTTCACTTTTtcctttataaattttaaaagtaaataaaatatcacatatatatatgtttaaatatcactttttaaaaaagagacatattattctctaaatctctcttattaatcatttatctttaagtttttgaaagaaaatcttaattaaagaactacaaatattatttaatgaacACAAAATTCAAACAATTAGTTTTCACTTTCCTTTTTATTATATCTAAAagtaatgataattataataaaatataatttttatttattttatattattatttatatatatattttttaaatatcacttttttttaaaaaaagttattattctctcttattaataatttatctttaagtttttaaaacaaaatcttaattaaagaattacaaatattatttaatgaaaaaataaattatttaattacattattaatatattatttaatatttacattttaaaataattaaaatatattagtaaaaaaaatacaagctctaatcaaatcaaatctacttataaaagaagaaagataataacttgttttttttgtacaaacatttataaaatttaatgtgtATTTTTTCTTGATAAAGGGATTGGCCACAAAGTTAATAGAGTTTATAAAAGAGAGAGGCAATTAGTGATTTGAACcaatttataagtttaaatagTGATTTGAGTAAAggtgaaaatttaatatattttttaaatattaaaatttatataataaaaaaacacttttaatAATACTAACATTAAATTATGAGATTATGAATTAGCCAATTAACTTAGTGCATTCTAaagtaatgttttttaaattaacattattattacaACTATTAAGATTTTTGTCAAAATTTACaccattaataatataaaaaagaatattacatctttcaaataaaatttcattttccaCCAATTATCTCAACAAATATTATTgacattttctttctttgttcAACTAACAATctcctttatatatttaatcatcaTTATCTCTTGCTTCACAATAAATTTCTCACAATTAATTTCGTGACTTCACTATGAGCTTACGCACAACCATCTCATCATATTATTGTTTCTCCTCATTTTagttaaatcaataattaattattgttccTCAATCAACCTCTCACaattaatctcgtgacctcattcCGAGCATTTTACACCACCAACTATCTCATCTCTCTCCCCACTTCGGTTAAACAAACAATCTCATATTCACATATTAACCACAATTATCTCTTATTTTCGAATCGACCTTTTAGTACTTAATCACCCCATATCCCATTTTTGCCCAATCAAACTCTTGTTACTAATCTCGTGACACCATATTTTGAGCAATTTGTACATGActatctcattcacatatttaacattgTACATCCCTTTATACTTTCAATACTAATTTCATGACTCATTTCAGTATTTTGTACCCAACCACGTATCATTACCGACTTCTTACTATCACCTTCGACCAATTAATAATATCTTCATTCATTTAACCACTATTATCTCTTGTTACTCAATCAATATTTCAATACTTAATCTCGTGATACCTCACTTTGAGCATTTTGTATCTCAAACATTTCATCGGGAAGCATCATTATCTCCTATTTCCTAATCAATCTTTCACTATTTATCTCATAACCTCATTTCGAGCATTTTTCATCAACTAATAATCTTCATTTACTTAACCACCATTATATCTTGTTGATCAATTGACATTACAATATTTAATCTCGTGAGACCTCACATCAAGTATTTTCATTTTGTACCCTAATCATCTCATTGTTAAGCATCATTATCTCATGACCTCACTCCAAATATTTTATACCAAACCGACCTCTTCGatcaaccaacaatctcattaacttatttaatcacCACATAACTCTTATTCTCCAATCGAACTCTCATTAACTCATTTAGAGTATTTTGCAAAAACAGGATTTTGAATATTGGTATTTATTATGTacaataaacattttaatcattagatcacttaaaattgttaatttatatttataattttttatataattaataattcaaaataaattacaaaacttttaattatatattttttaaattaattattctaagttTGAGGGTAAAACTCACCAACAACAgctataaaattaattattttttaattaattaattttattattattattattataatatgtatatataaattgcATGGTAATTAGGGTGACAATCTTTGTAAATTTCGGGTTGGGGTTTCATGTTAAAAGGTTAACGGATTGCATGattttaacataaatttgaCTTATTTAGTAATTCGGGTCAAAATCTCTAACTTGAACctgatttgtttatttgtaattgacATGAACCTAACTCGTTTGACCCGATTTATCTAACTCAATTCGAATCAAACATAATGCAATTAACTCACatctctatattttaaattaaaatgacatcaatacaaaataaaaatgaaatgaaattacaaatccacttataaaaaaaatttacaaaagaaaataagtgagtaaataagaaaaaataacacaaaactcaataaaagaaatttgtaaacgGATTATCGAGTCTATTTTGGGTCATAACAAGTCGACCtgattttgacatatttattaatcaggttaaacaGGTCGACCTGATTTTGACCCGaacaataaaatacattaccCTAAACTTGATTTTTTCGTATTTGATTCGAGCGGTGTTTAATTTCGTGTCGTGTCAAAAAttgtaatatcataaatatttattttttataataatttataacatataatatattagtttcataataaaatacttaataacctcataacaatcaaataaaaaaaaattatattttcttttaataaaacaagaatactttatttatttatttatgttttctttagTCCACCTTAAATGTGTCCAACTGGACACAGCTAAAACTAACGCgtcatttttatcttatttagcCATTCAAGTTTGTAAAAACAGattcaatatttgttttattttttatataaaaagttaatattaataatttaaatttaaaatattttaagtgataattaattatttataataaaataatcaaccGCATTTATACTATTTCAACTACTTTTTGGTGAgtttactaattttattatgaatttaattaatactCAAGTAAAAGtagttaactaattaaatacttttttaaatgTGAAAACGAGAGCCCTTAACAATGAAGCAGACGACCCGAAAACCCGAGAGCAAAGAAGACAAACCCAAGAACACGAATCCCACAAACCCCAATGCAACCGATATGTCCGTTTGCTTACAGAACGCATTGTTAGCCGTACACGTGTCCCTCAACGTCCGGGCCAACCCGGCCCCCGTCGATGCCGCCGACAGCAACAGGTAAGCAAACACCTGATAAAACCCAGGAGAGATCTCGCACTCACTaacttgaaataataataataaataaaaataaaaaagacctTACCTGATCATGGCTGAAATCGAACCAAACTTGAAATATTTCCGGCAGAATCGTGACGCCGGTCGAAATTTCCCATACGGCGGCCGCCATTTCCAACATTGAATACACAGCGACTATCCCATTAGCAGCAAGGACAAATCTGcaattataaaaattgagaaTGATGATACTTTTTTACTCTTGAAAAAACCCTAAATTTTGTACCTGAATGCGTCGTAATTGTACCAGCGAGGTGAATTATTAGAAGGTCTAGGGTTTACGAGCATGAAGATAGCGGCGGCGAGTGAGAAACAGAAGGCACCTAGTCGAAAAGTGAGTATGAGTATGTTGAACCGCCGGAGCTTTTGTTCGGCAGCAGTGGAGTTGAAGTGAGGAGGAGGTGAGACTTGGATTCGTGGCCGAGGCGACGGAGTCTCGCCATTTCGGCGGGACTCCGGAGATGGCATTTCCGGCGGAAAGGAGAGAAATTATGGAAGGAAGGTTATTGAATGTAAAGAGAGTTTATTGAAATCTATTTGAGGGCCGATTGATTGTCTATAAATATAGTGTATAGTTTGAACTTTGAACATATGTAATGTTACAATACCctaatatgatatttaaataaatatatataattttaagcaaattaataaaaaaagaagaagttcaaACTCAACTTTCTATGAAGTTGGTTTCAAATAAACCCATTTTCACATCATGTTATTAACACAAtcctctctctatatatattatttttttatttttttattttacataagAGCATCCTTATCCATGATTCATTTTTTATGATGACTATAGTCATTATCATGAAAAGAGTTTTATGACCAAAATTTTAGTCATTGTACTTATCCATGATTAACAAAATCTtgatcattaattaaaaaatattatttttatctttaaattaaaaaaataataaaatggataaatagtaaaaattgagaaaatggtGATTTTTTTTGTGCTCCGAAATATAACAAG is drawn from Impatiens glandulifera chromosome 3, dImpGla2.1, whole genome shotgun sequence and contains these coding sequences:
- the LOC124931218 gene encoding UDP-glucuronic acid decarboxylase 6-like codes for the protein MASNGQATKPPPNPSPLRSGRFYQANMRILVTGGAGFIGSHLVDRLMQNEKNEVIVADNYFTGSKDNLKQWIGHPRFELIRHDVTEPLLVEVDQIYHLACPASPIFYKYNPVKTIKTNVMGTLNMLGLAKRVGARILLTSTSEVYGDPLIHPQTEDYWGNVNPIGVRSCYDEGKRVAETLMFDYHRQHGIEIRIARIFNTYGPRMNIDDGRVVSNFIAQAIRDEPLTVQLPGTQTRSFCYVSDMVDGLIRLMEGANTGPINIGNPGEFTMLELAETVKELINPSMKIITVENTPDDPRQRKPDITKAKELLGWEPKVKLRDGIPLMEEDFRLRLETPKKA
- the LOC124933078 gene encoding CASP-like protein 4C1, producing the protein MPSPESRRNGETPSPRPRIQVSPPPHFNSTAAEQKLRRFNILILTFRLGAFCFSLAAAIFMLVNPRPSNNSPRWYNYDAFRFVLAANGIVAVYSMLEMAAAVWEISTGVTILPEIFQVWFDFSHDQVFAYLLLSAASTGAGLARTLRDTCTANNAFCKQTDISVALGFVGFVFLGLSSLLSGFRVVCFIVKGSRFHI